GCTTCAGCCACAGGCTTCATGCGATGCGTCCAGTCCAGACCGGTGCGCGTGAGCAGTTGGATCTTGTCTCCCTGCTTGCGTGCCTGAATACGGTAACCATCAAGCTTAAGCTCATGCAGCCAATCGCCATGTTCCGGTGGCGTATCGGCATGAGAGGCCAGCTGAGGCGCGATGAAGTCAGGCAGTTTTTCCTTTGGAAGAGGAGCTAACTTGGCTTTGAGATCAATAACCTTTTCCGAGGCTTTTTTTTTATCTTCTTTAGGGGCAGCTTTTACAACGGCTTCAGTCTCTGGTGCTTCTGTTTGGTCGGAGCCCACCTGCGTGTCGTCGTTGCGGAACCATGCCTGGCCCGCGTTCTTCGTACGGTTCGACTGCCATACGTGCGTTTCGGCGGCGGCAATCTGTTCGAGCGACCTCCCTGTGACCACGGAGTTCGGTTCCTCCGCCGTGACGCAGGGATCGTCCTTGGTGCGTTCGAACTCGTCATGTTCTTTAATCAACAGCCAGTTGGGTTTGTTCCCAGACATGTTGTTCATGCGGACCAGGGTCCAGTTGCCCTTCATCTTGGTGCCGTTCATAGCGAACTTCAGGGTACCTTTGGACAGACCTTCGTCCACATCGACATGCGGCTCCCATGTGCCCTGGTCCCAGACCATAACCGTCCCGCCGCCGTACTGCCCTTTGGGGATGATGCCTTCAAAGCCGCCGTACTCCATGGGGTGATCTTCCACCTGCACGGCAAGCCGGCGATCGCCGGTGAAGTAGCTCGGTCCTTTAGCGACAGCCCAGCTTTTCAGCACACCATTCCAGCCAAGACGAAAGTCATAGTGAAGATGGGAGGCGGCGTGTTTCTGGATGACGAAGGGGAAAGCGTCGCTCTTCAGCTTGGAAGATTTCGAACCTCCGCTCGGTTCCGCCGTGACACCAAAATTCCGCATGGAGCGATAGCGAGCTAGCTGAGTGTCGATCTGATCGCCCGCGTCAGCGTAAGGAACGGCTTTCTTTGCCGCCGCTTTCTTCACGGCGGTTTTTGGGGACGCAGACTTGACCGCCGCCTTTGCAGAGACCTTCTTCGCCGCTTTTTCCGTTGCGGTTTTCTTTGTGGCAGACTTCTTTGCCGGGGCCTTTTTTGCAGTCGCCATCTTCATCCATCCCTACGCTGATTTACGACGTGCCGTTTTTGCCGCTACCTTGCTACCTTTCGCAGGTACTAATGTCGGACCTTTGCCACTGGCTTTTGGTATCTGCTTTTTAGTTACTTTCCGTTCTTTTTCTTCAACTTTTGTCGATTCCTTCGCGTCAGACTTTAAGCTATTGCGAAGGGCATCCATCAGGTTGATGACCTTGCCTCGTGCCGGAGCGGGTTCTTCATCCTGTGGGATAGGCTTATTCTCCACCTTGGCTTCGACCATCTCCTTCAAAGCAGCTTCGTACTCGTCGTGGAACTGGGAAGGATCGAACTTCGCCGTCTTTCGCTTGATGAGTTCCTGCGCGAGTTCAAGCTGGTCCTTCTCGACTTTGACCTTTTTGATGTCCGAGAAGTAGGTTGCAGGATCGCGAAGCTCCTCGGCGTAGCGCATGGTGTAAGCCATCATTCCGGGATGCTCCTCGGTGCCCGCCGCAGTAATGGCAAGCACATGCTCACGTCCACCGAAGGCGATCTTTCCCAGTGCGGCCTTGTTGGACGCTTTCAGCGCCTCCCGTACGACGATGAAGGCTTCCACCTGTTTATCGCCCTGGGGCGTCACGAAATAAGGCTTTTCAAAGTACTCGGGGTCGATTTCATCCATCGAAACAAACTGCTGGACGTCGATGGTGTGCTTCGAAGGAACGCGCAGCTTTTCGATCTCTTCGGGCTCGATCTGGATGTACTCGCCCTTGCGGTACTCGTAGCCTTTGACGATGTCGGATTTCTCGACGGGCGCGTCGTCATTGGAAGAGACCTTCTGGTGGCGGACACGTTCTCCGCTACCACGATGGATCTGATGGAAGTGAATCTCGCTCTTTGCTTCGGTTGCGACAAAGAAGCTGACAGAAAAGGAGACCAGGGAGATCTGAATTTGACCGGACCAGTAGGGACGCGCCACACCACACCTCGCACGCGAACGAGTTTTCGCGTACAAAGTACGATTCATCCGATGGGTTTGCCGATGCCTGCGAGTGTAACTGTCTACAGCGCTTAGCTCATTCTTTTGATCAGATTCTGCATTGTGCCCAGCGCCGAGAGTAGATTTGCCTGCTCCTCTTCACTGACCTCCTTGATGAGATCGGCGAGCACCTGCACCCTGCGGTTACGGCCGTCGAGGAGCAGCCTTTTCCCCTTGATGGTGGCGGAAATATGAATCTGCCGACCGTCGTCTTCGTCTCTCGTTTTCAGAACGAGTGCCTGTTCCTCCAGGGCGCGGACGATGCGCGTCATCGTCGGCGGACGGACCTGTTCCGCCTCCGCCAGTTTTCCCAGGGTGATAGGTCCGTTGAATACGATCATCGAGAGTGCCGAAAGGCGTGGTGCGGTTGTTCCGCTCTCCACATCAGCCCGCCGTAGTTTGCGCAGCAGGTGGATGGCGGTGGAATGGAGTTCCTCTGCCAGTTTCTCAGGATTGGGTTGATTTTTCGTTGACAGGTCCTCGCGTTGTTATCATAATTCATTAGCAATGCTAACGATTGGAGATTGCTATGACTTTGAAGACGCATACAGATGTAGAACTAAAGGAAATCGCGCAGATTGCTTTTACGGTGAATGATCTGGCGGAGGCCAAAACCTTCTATCAGGAGATCCTGGGGCTAAAATTCCTGTTCGATGCTGGAACGATGGCCTTCTTCCAATGCGGCACGATACGCGTGATGATCGGGCAGGGGGAAAAGCCGTCCGGTTCAGAGGGAACGATCGCTTACTTTCGAGTTGCCGATCTTGAAGCGACGTCGAGTTCTTTGGAATCTTGCGGAATTGCATTTCTGCAGAAGCCGCACCTGGTGGCCAGGATGAAGAGCCACGATCTCTGGATGGCATTCGTGAAGGACCCGGCGGGCAACACGCTTGGACTTATGAGTGAGTTGGAGAGAGGACAGTAAATTCAGAAGCTGTCGGGTGCCCCATTTCATCGCAGTTTTATCGCGATGAGTGGGTAATGAGCGAAGCGCATCCCTTTGCAATCTGTTGGTACGCTCCGCGCGACCCCACCCTTTGCGGGGTAAAGCTGCGCAAAGAATGGGGCACGGGGTTATGGATGCTCAGCCAGGAAGGTATCAATCTGTGCGAGTTCGTCGGTTGAAAGACGAAACCCGCTATGAGTGACGATCTGTTCGACCTGCTGAGCGTTCCGGCCACCGACGATGGAAGCGGTGACGGCTGGATTGCGCTGGGTCCAGGCAATCGCGACGACACCGGCAGGGACGTTGTGGCCCGCGCCAATTTGCTTCAGTAAATCGGCGATGGCCAGGTTACGCGTGATCTGTGGCTCCTGATAATTCTTGGCCCGCTTGCGGAAGTCGTCTTCCGGAAAGGCGGCGATGCGCTCGCGCGTCATGGCCCCGGTCAGCAGGCCGGAGTGCATGGGAGCATAGGCGATGGTGCCGATGTTGTGTACGGCGGAGTAGGGAAGGACTTCCGCCTCAATGGCGCGGTTGATCATGGAGTAGGGCGGCTGGTTAGACGTAATCGGCGCGATTTTGCCTACGAGTTCCATCTGTGCAGCGGAGAAGTTGGAGACGCCTATCCAGCGGACTTTGCCTTCCTGCTGAAGTTTGGCCATGGTGCTCCAGGCTTCTGAGATCTGTTCCTCGGGCTTGGGCCAATGCATCTGGTAGAGATCGATGGTGTCGGTCTGAAGGCGGCGGAGACTGTTTTCCAATTCCTGCCGAATCTGCGATAGGTCGTTGTGGATCTCTCCTGCTTCATCCCACAGAAGACTGCACTTGGTGAAGACATAGGGCTTGTTGGAATGGCCTTTGAGAGCGCGGGCGACGACCTCTTCCGAGTGGCCGAGGCCATAGGCGGGAGCGGTGTCGATCCAGTTGACGCCGAGGTCAATGGCCTTGTGAATGGCGGCGATCGAGTCGTTATCATCCTGCGGACCCCAGCTGATCTTCGAGCCGGGCCCGCCGATGGCCCATGCTCCCAGGCCGATAGTGCTGATCTCCATGTCACTGTTGCCGAGACGTTTTTTCTGCATTGCGAAAAGCTCCTGGGGTTTGCCTAAGCGGTGGCGAAGGTCTCTTCCTTCATGATGCGGTCGTAGGCGGGGAGGGTAAGAAAGTCTGTGAAGGTATCCGAGCGGACGAGTTGGCGCATCAGTTCTGCTGCCTTTTCGTAGGCGGCCATGCGCTGATCATCGACCTTTTCGCGGGCTGCGGTGAGTTCGGAGTCGATAACTCCGCCGACCATGTCGGCTGTCACGGAGCGGCCATCGTCCAGCTTGGCGTTGTGGTGGACCCACTGCCAGAGCTGAGCGCGGCTGATCTCCGCCGTGGCGGCGTCTTCCATCAGATTGAAGAGAGGAACGCAGCCGATGCCGCGCATCCAGGCTTCGAGATAGCCGAGACCCACGGCGACGTTCTGCCGAACGCCTGCTTCGGAGATGGTTCCTTCGGGAATGCGGAGAAGATCTGCTGCTGTCACGGTGTAGTCGTCGAGCTGCTTCGAGATCTGGTTCGGTCCGGGCATCAGGCGGTCAAAGACCTCAAGCGCAATAGGCACAAGGCCGGGATGAGCGACCCATGTGCCGTCGTGGCCGTCGGAGGCTTCGCGTTCCTTGTCGGCGCGAACCTGAGCAAGGGCGCGGTCATTCGCTTCTGCGTCGGACTTAATCGGGATGAAGGCGCTCATGCCACCCATGGCGTGGATCTGGCGGTGGTGGCAGGTTTTGATGGCGAGCTTTGAGTAGCTGCGCATGAAGTGGGTGGTCATGGTGACCTGTCCACGGTCGGGGAGGACGATGCTTTTATCCCCGGAGAGCTTTTTGATAAAGCTGAAGATATAGTCCCAGCGGCCGCAGTTGAGGCCAGCGGAATGGTCGCGGAGCTCGTAGAGGATTTCGTCCATCTCGAAGGTGGCAAGGATGGTCTCGATGAGGACCGTAGCGCGGATGGAGCCCTGCTCTACGCCAAGCTGCTCCTGGGCGCGGACGAAGATATCGTTCCAAAGGCGTGCTTCTCGATGCGACTCTATCTTGGGCAGGTAGAAATACGGTCCGCTGCCACGCGAAAGAAGTTCTTTCGCATTGTGGAAGAAGTAAAGACCGAAATCGAAGATGGAACCGGACATCGGTTCGCCGTCAACGAGCATATGCTGCTCTTCGAGGTGCCAGCCACGCGCGCGGATGAAGAGGACAGCCGGATTTTCTTTCAGCGCGTACTGTTTGCCGGTCTTCTCGTCCGAGAAGGTGATGGTACGACGCACGGCGTCGCGGAGATTGATCTGGCCGTCGAGGACGTTACTCCAGGTGGGCGTCGTGGAGTCTTCAAAGTCCGCCATGAAGACCTTCGCTCCGCAGTTGAGGGCGTTGATGATCATCTTGCGATCGACAGGGCCGGTAATCTCTACGCGACGGTCCTGCAGATCGGCAGGGATGGGCGCAGCCTTCCAGTCCCCGGCGCGAATGTCTGCAGTCTCCGGAAGAAAATCGGGGAGAATGCCTGCATCGATCTTCTTCTGGCGTTCGATGCGTGCGGCAAGAAGCTCTTTCCGCTTGCCGTTATAGAGGCGCTGCAGATCCGCAAGAAATGCGATGGACTCGGGGGTGAGAATCTCATTCCATGCGCCGGTGATGGGAGCTTTGAACTCCACTCCGTCCAGATGGGTTGGCATTTGTTTTCTCCTGAAGTTTTATGCGAACTGCAGGCTGACGTGGCCTGCATGGGTGAATTGCACATCGATCTTTGCGCCTGGCTGGACCCAGGTCGCTCCGGTCCAGCTACCGGTGGTGATCCAGTCCCCCTTGTGGAGGCCGCCGGTACGGGCGGATCCTTCGTTGACGAGATGCAGCATGAGGCGAAGGAGGTCGGTCCCGCCGGGGTTGGAGGCGGTGCGTTCCATCTCGATTTTGCCGTCGATGGCCAGGGTCACGCTCTCCTTGCTCCAATCAATGGTCTGCCAGTTGGCGATCGTGGGGCCGGGGACGAAGCCGCCGTGCATCTGCATATCGCTGAACATCGCCATACGAGGCGCGGTACGTGGGTCTTCCAGACCGGCTTCGAGGACTTCGATGGCGGGATGCGCGCTGGCGATGGCCGCAATCACCTCTTCGCGGGTGTAAGGCTCGGGGCGTAGCGGAAGATCCTGGCCGATCAGGAAGGAGATCTCTGCCTCGACGCCGCGGAGTCGGTGGCGAGCGTCCGAGAGGATGCTCGCGTTCTCTTTCATCCAGGCCTTGGGCATGGGGGCGAAAAAGGGAGTATCCGTAGCCGAGGGTGCGCCGACCTTCCAGCCGCCGTTGGGGCCGAAGGTGGGAGCGATGGAGTCCTGAATGAAGTAGGCCTCATCCAGCGTCTGGGGCGTGTGGGCTTCGTGGACCGAAGCGAGTGGTTTGCCGTGTTGGCGGGCTTCGCGCAGGGCGTCTGCAACGCTGGTAAGTTCTTTCTTTCTTTCGTCCGAAAACATAAATCGAATCCTCGCCGCTGATTGCGTCGCCTTACAGTCTGGCTTAGAGAAAGGGGATGCGCAACCTATGGTGTGTGAAAGTGAGAGGAAAAGAGATTCGAAGACACGATGAGTGGCGTCATATCATTGCAGGTTAGGAGCACTCATGCTTATCGGAAAGTCCCCCGAATTCAAATCATCCGAGATTACGCCACGCGAACGATTTCTCAATCGCCGCAATCTCATCTTCGGAGGTCTCGCGGCGGCGGGTGCAGCCTACGAGCTGCGGCACGGCCTGCCACCCTACGTTTCGACGGGCGTGGTGCAGGCCTCGAACAAGCTGCCAACAGTTCAGAGCCAATATACGGTTCCCGAAGCTCCGACCCCGAAGCAGAAGGCGATCACGTACAACAACTTTTATGAATACGGGACAGGCAAGTCCGATCCCTCGCACTATGCGAAGAACCTGCGCACCCGTCCGTGGACGATCTCCATCGAAGGCAAGGTGCAAAAGCCTCTGACCTTCGACATCGATCAGCTGGCAGGCTACCGTCCACTGGAGGACCGCACCTATCGCTTCCGCTGCGTGGAAGCGTGGAGCATGGTGATTCCGTGGGTCGGATACTCTCTTTCGGAGCTCATCAAGGCATGTAACCCTCTGCCAAGCGCGAAGTACGTGCAGTTCCTGTCGCTCGACGATCACAAGCAGCAGCCGGAGCGTCCGGACAGCTATGACTGGCCGTACAGCGAAGGTCTGCGCATGGACGAGGCGATGCACCCTCTGACGCTGCTCACCTTTGGCGCGTATGGCGAGACGCTGGAGAACCAGCAGGGCGCGCCGGTTCGGATTATTGTCCCGTGGAAGTATGGCTTCAAGTCGGCAAAGTCGATCGTCAAGATCCGCTTCCTCGACAAGCAGCCGCCAACCACTTGGAACGATCAGGCCCCCAGCGAGTACGGCTTTTACTCCAACGTGAACCCGAACCACAGTCATCCACGCTGGAGCCAGA
This genomic stretch from Terriglobus saanensis SP1PR4 harbors:
- a CDS encoding MarR family winged helix-turn-helix transcriptional regulator, with amino-acid sequence MESGTTAPRLSALSMIVFNGPITLGKLAEAEQVRPPTMTRIVRALEEQALVLKTRDEDDGRQIHISATIKGKRLLLDGRNRRVQVLADLIKEVSEEEQANLLSALGTMQNLIKRMS
- the msrP gene encoding protein-methionine-sulfoxide reductase catalytic subunit MsrP, with amino-acid sequence MLIGKSPEFKSSEITPRERFLNRRNLIFGGLAAAGAAYELRHGLPPYVSTGVVQASNKLPTVQSQYTVPEAPTPKQKAITYNNFYEYGTGKSDPSHYAKNLRTRPWTISIEGKVQKPLTFDIDQLAGYRPLEDRTYRFRCVEAWSMVIPWVGYSLSELIKACNPLPSAKYVQFLSLDDHKQQPERPDSYDWPYSEGLRMDEAMHPLTLLTFGAYGETLENQQGAPVRIIVPWKYGFKSAKSIVKIRFLDKQPPTTWNDQAPSEYGFYSNVNPNHSHPRWSQSQERHIDAALFPRTIKTLPFNGYADQVASLYNGMDLNKNF
- a CDS encoding 2-keto-4-pentenoate hydratase, yielding MFSDERKKELTSVADALREARQHGKPLASVHEAHTPQTLDEAYFIQDSIAPTFGPNGGWKVGAPSATDTPFFAPMPKAWMKENASILSDARHRLRGVEAEISFLIGQDLPLRPEPYTREEVIAAIASAHPAIEVLEAGLEDPRTAPRMAMFSDMQMHGGFVPGPTIANWQTIDWSKESVTLAIDGKIEMERTASNPGGTDLLRLMLHLVNEGSARTGGLHKGDWITTGSWTGATWVQPGAKIDVQFTHAGHVSLQFA
- a CDS encoding VOC family protein → MTLKTHTDVELKEIAQIAFTVNDLAEAKTFYQEILGLKFLFDAGTMAFFQCGTIRVMIGQGEKPSGSEGTIAYFRVADLEATSSSLESCGIAFLQKPHLVARMKSHDLWMAFVKDPAGNTLGLMSELERGQ
- a CDS encoding aldo/keto reductase, translating into MQKKRLGNSDMEISTIGLGAWAIGGPGSKISWGPQDDNDSIAAIHKAIDLGVNWIDTAPAYGLGHSEEVVARALKGHSNKPYVFTKCSLLWDEAGEIHNDLSQIRQELENSLRRLQTDTIDLYQMHWPKPEEQISEAWSTMAKLQQEGKVRWIGVSNFSAAQMELVGKIAPITSNQPPYSMINRAIEAEVLPYSAVHNIGTIAYAPMHSGLLTGAMTRERIAAFPEDDFRKRAKNYQEPQITRNLAIADLLKQIGAGHNVPAGVVAIAWTQRNPAVTASIVGGRNAQQVEQIVTHSGFRLSTDELAQIDTFLAEHP
- a CDS encoding Ku protein, with the translated sequence MARPYWSGQIQISLVSFSVSFFVATEAKSEIHFHQIHRGSGERVRHQKVSSNDDAPVEKSDIVKGYEYRKGEYIQIEPEEIEKLRVPSKHTIDVQQFVSMDEIDPEYFEKPYFVTPQGDKQVEAFIVVREALKASNKAALGKIAFGGREHVLAITAAGTEEHPGMMAYTMRYAEELRDPATYFSDIKKVKVEKDQLELAQELIKRKTAKFDPSQFHDEYEAALKEMVEAKVENKPIPQDEEPAPARGKVINLMDALRNSLKSDAKESTKVEEKERKVTKKQIPKASGKGPTLVPAKGSKVAAKTARRKSA
- the aceB gene encoding malate synthase A, which gives rise to MPTHLDGVEFKAPITGAWNEILTPESIAFLADLQRLYNGKRKELLAARIERQKKIDAGILPDFLPETADIRAGDWKAAPIPADLQDRRVEITGPVDRKMIINALNCGAKVFMADFEDSTTPTWSNVLDGQINLRDAVRRTITFSDEKTGKQYALKENPAVLFIRARGWHLEEQHMLVDGEPMSGSIFDFGLYFFHNAKELLSRGSGPYFYLPKIESHREARLWNDIFVRAQEQLGVEQGSIRATVLIETILATFEMDEILYELRDHSAGLNCGRWDYIFSFIKKLSGDKSIVLPDRGQVTMTTHFMRSYSKLAIKTCHHRQIHAMGGMSAFIPIKSDAEANDRALAQVRADKEREASDGHDGTWVAHPGLVPIALEVFDRLMPGPNQISKQLDDYTVTAADLLRIPEGTISEAGVRQNVAVGLGYLEAWMRGIGCVPLFNLMEDAATAEISRAQLWQWVHHNAKLDDGRSVTADMVGGVIDSELTAAREKVDDQRMAAYEKAAELMRQLVRSDTFTDFLTLPAYDRIMKEETFATA